In Vanacampus margaritifer isolate UIUO_Vmar chromosome 18, RoL_Vmar_1.0, whole genome shotgun sequence, a genomic segment contains:
- the mrpl10 gene encoding large ribosomal subunit protein uL10m isoform X1, with translation MAATLCGKLLPKKACDRVFVPGWLPLTQSIRHGSKAVTRHRKPMHFIKQKLMAVTQYIPPKPAAPRGAYADETTVVKEQESPLMRLLKRDLEGIFRDCKMVAVAQNNGSTSDDMVMLKYRFQKHGIMVKFFPNQVMRSFLSESIYSNMAPLFIGPTVLLVSKEPKVKEMLSTLRVTQQMVLLGACIDNTLMSTQGLASYAKLPSVTVVQGQLVSGLNTLASQTSALLQRHPAHLTALLQQYVAQQAEAEEAT, from the exons ATGGCAGCGACCTTGTGTGGGAAATTATTACCTAAAAAAG CTTGTGACCGTGTCTTCGTTCCAGGATGGCTCCCCCTGACTCAGAGCATTCGACACGGCTCCAAAGCTGTCACCCGCCACAGGAAACCGATGCATTTCATTAAACAGAAGCTGATGGCTGTGACGCAGTACATCCCCCCGAAACCGGCTGCGCCGCGGGGCGCTTATGCAGACGAAACCACTGTGGTTAAGGAGCAG GAGAGTCCGTTGATGAGGCTGCTGAAGCGAGACTTGGAAGGGATCTTCCGCGACTGCAAGATGGTCGCTGTGGCGCAGAACAATGGTTCCACCTCTGATGACATGGTGATGCTCAAGTACAGGTTCCAAAAGCATGGCATTATGGTCAAATTCTTCCCTAACCAG GTGATGCGTTCGTTCCTCAGCGAAAGCATCTACAGCAACATGGCTCCTCTATTCATTGGGCCCACCGTGCTGTTGGTCAGTAAAGAGCCCAAGGTGAAGGAAATGCTGTCCACGTTGCGGGTCACCCAGCAGATGGTTCTACTAg GAGCGTGCATAGACAACACGCTAATGAGCACTCAAGGCCTGGCGAGCTACGCCAAGCTACCATCGGTCACTGTGGTTCAGGGCCAGCTGGTGAGCGGCCTGAACACGCTGGCCTCGCAAACCAGCGCCTTGCTGCAGCGACACCCCGCCCACTTGACGGCACTGCTGCAGCAGTACGTCGCGCAGCAGGCCGAAGCGGAGGAAGCCACGTGA
- the mrpl10 gene encoding large ribosomal subunit protein uL10m isoform X3 has protein sequence MHFIKQKLMAVTQYIPPKPAAPRGAYADETTVVKEQESPLMRLLKRDLEGIFRDCKMVAVAQNNGSTSDDMVMLKYRFQKHGIMVKFFPNQVMRSFLSESIYSNMAPLFIGPTVLLVSKEPKVKEMLSTLRVTQQMVLLGACIDNTLMSTQGLASYAKLPSVTVVQGQLVSGLNTLASQTSALLQRHPAHLTALLQQYVAQQAEAEEAT, from the exons ATGCATTTCATTAAACAGAAGCTGATGGCTGTGACGCAGTACATCCCCCCGAAACCGGCTGCGCCGCGGGGCGCTTATGCAGACGAAACCACTGTGGTTAAGGAGCAG GAGAGTCCGTTGATGAGGCTGCTGAAGCGAGACTTGGAAGGGATCTTCCGCGACTGCAAGATGGTCGCTGTGGCGCAGAACAATGGTTCCACCTCTGATGACATGGTGATGCTCAAGTACAGGTTCCAAAAGCATGGCATTATGGTCAAATTCTTCCCTAACCAG GTGATGCGTTCGTTCCTCAGCGAAAGCATCTACAGCAACATGGCTCCTCTATTCATTGGGCCCACCGTGCTGTTGGTCAGTAAAGAGCCCAAGGTGAAGGAAATGCTGTCCACGTTGCGGGTCACCCAGCAGATGGTTCTACTAg GAGCGTGCATAGACAACACGCTAATGAGCACTCAAGGCCTGGCGAGCTACGCCAAGCTACCATCGGTCACTGTGGTTCAGGGCCAGCTGGTGAGCGGCCTGAACACGCTGGCCTCGCAAACCAGCGCCTTGCTGCAGCGACACCCCGCCCACTTGACGGCACTGCTGCAGCAGTACGTCGCGCAGCAGGCCGAAGCGGAGGAAGCCACGTGA
- the pnpo gene encoding pyridoxine-5'-phosphate oxidase, with product MRRTLSLGRIVLLIGANRASFSPPIACEQSVFPHFLHRQPTRNSMDLSDMRKKYKGDEECFEENQLTSLDPIKQFGSWFDEATKCPEVGEANAMCIATATKDGRPSARMVLLKGYSDYGFRFFTNFESRKGKELESNPHACLVFYWEPLNRQIRIEGEVERIPYQSSCDYFHSRPKSSQIGAVVSRQSTPVPNRDFLREKNTELEEKYKDTQVPMPDYWGGYVVKPHLIEFWQGQTNRLHDRIVFTKMAADAELGEHQRRGEGCWAYQRLSP from the exons ATGAGGCGTACACTGTCATTGGGCCGGATTGTTTTATTAATCGGTGCAAATCGCGCGTCCTTTTCGCCTCCGATTGCTTGTGAGCAAAGCGTCTTTCCACACTTTCTCCACAGACAGCCGACGCGTAACAGCATGGATCTCAGTGACATGAGGAAGAAATACAAAGGAGACGAGGAG tgtTTTGAGGAGAACCAGCTGACTTCTCTGGATCCAATCAAGCAGTTTGGAAGCTGGTTCGATGAAGCCACCAAGTGTCCTGAGGTTGGCGAGGCCAACGCCATGTGCATCGCCACGGCAACCAA GGATGGACGGCCATCGGCCCGCATGGTTCTGCTCAAAGGTTACAGCGACTACGGCTTCCGATTCTTCACCAACTTCGAGAGCCGCAAGGGAAAGGAGCTG GAGAGCAACCCTCACGCCTGTCTCGTCTTCTACTGGGAGCCTTTGAACAGACAG ATCCGCATCGAGGGCGAGGTGGAGCGAATCCCCTACCAGAGCTCCTGCGATTACTTCCACTCGCGGCCAAAAAGCAGCCAGATCGGGGCGGTGGTGAGCAGGCAGAGCACGCCGGTTCCCAACAGAGAC TTCCTGAGGGAGAAAAACACGGAGCTAGAGGAGAAGTATAAGGACACACAAGTGCCGATGCCAGACTACTG GGGGGGCTATGTGGTGAAGCCCCATCTGATCGAGTTCTGGCAGGGTCAAACCAACAGGCTGCACGACCGTATTGTCTTCACTAAAATGGCTGCCGACGCCGAGCTGGGTGAGCATCAACGGCGAGGCGAGGGCTGCTGGGCTTACCAGCGACTCTCACCGTGA
- the mrpl10 gene encoding large ribosomal subunit protein uL10m isoform X2, with protein MAATLCGKLLPKKGWLPLTQSIRHGSKAVTRHRKPMHFIKQKLMAVTQYIPPKPAAPRGAYADETTVVKEQESPLMRLLKRDLEGIFRDCKMVAVAQNNGSTSDDMVMLKYRFQKHGIMVKFFPNQVMRSFLSESIYSNMAPLFIGPTVLLVSKEPKVKEMLSTLRVTQQMVLLGACIDNTLMSTQGLASYAKLPSVTVVQGQLVSGLNTLASQTSALLQRHPAHLTALLQQYVAQQAEAEEAT; from the exons ATGGCAGCGACCTTGTGTGGGAAATTATTACCTAAAAAAG GATGGCTCCCCCTGACTCAGAGCATTCGACACGGCTCCAAAGCTGTCACCCGCCACAGGAAACCGATGCATTTCATTAAACAGAAGCTGATGGCTGTGACGCAGTACATCCCCCCGAAACCGGCTGCGCCGCGGGGCGCTTATGCAGACGAAACCACTGTGGTTAAGGAGCAG GAGAGTCCGTTGATGAGGCTGCTGAAGCGAGACTTGGAAGGGATCTTCCGCGACTGCAAGATGGTCGCTGTGGCGCAGAACAATGGTTCCACCTCTGATGACATGGTGATGCTCAAGTACAGGTTCCAAAAGCATGGCATTATGGTCAAATTCTTCCCTAACCAG GTGATGCGTTCGTTCCTCAGCGAAAGCATCTACAGCAACATGGCTCCTCTATTCATTGGGCCCACCGTGCTGTTGGTCAGTAAAGAGCCCAAGGTGAAGGAAATGCTGTCCACGTTGCGGGTCACCCAGCAGATGGTTCTACTAg GAGCGTGCATAGACAACACGCTAATGAGCACTCAAGGCCTGGCGAGCTACGCCAAGCTACCATCGGTCACTGTGGTTCAGGGCCAGCTGGTGAGCGGCCTGAACACGCTGGCCTCGCAAACCAGCGCCTTGCTGCAGCGACACCCCGCCCACTTGACGGCACTGCTGCAGCAGTACGTCGCGCAGCAGGCCGAAGCGGAGGAAGCCACGTGA